Proteins from a genomic interval of Acidobacteriota bacterium:
- the ubiE gene encoding bifunctional demethylmenaquinone methyltransferase/2-methoxy-6-polyprenyl-1,4-benzoquinol methylase UbiE: MTTIGPEQTYGGVSPDTGKAPAKIAGMFDAIAGRYDLLNHVLSGGQDLYWRWRAVRRLRLTGRERVLDLCTGTCDVARSMVKRGLASRVLGIDFSGEMLRVGQRKLRAEGRDGVIRLLQGDAMRLPVASGSMDAVTIAFGIRNVQDAPTALHEVARVLKAGGRLAILEFSTPRQPVIRAAYLWYFRNVLPRLGRLISRHGEAYAYLPASVESFTPPERFVADMQAAGLIRCQAVPLTLGVVYLYVAERPAQ, translated from the coding sequence ATGACGACGATCGGCCCGGAGCAGACGTACGGGGGCGTGAGCCCCGACACGGGGAAGGCGCCCGCGAAGATCGCGGGCATGTTCGACGCCATCGCCGGCAGGTACGATCTGCTGAACCACGTATTGAGCGGCGGCCAGGATCTCTACTGGCGCTGGCGCGCCGTGCGCCGGCTCCGCCTCACGGGCCGCGAGCGGGTGCTCGATCTGTGTACGGGCACGTGCGACGTCGCGCGCAGCATGGTGAAGCGGGGACTCGCCAGCCGCGTGCTGGGGATCGACTTCTCCGGCGAGATGCTGCGCGTGGGGCAGCGCAAGCTGCGCGCCGAAGGTCGTGATGGCGTGATCCGGTTGCTTCAGGGTGACGCGATGCGTCTGCCCGTCGCCTCCGGTTCGATGGATGCGGTGACCATCGCGTTCGGTATCCGCAACGTCCAGGACGCCCCAACGGCCCTGCACGAAGTGGCGCGCGTGCTGAAGGCTGGCGGCCGCCTCGCGATTCTCGAGTTCTCGACGCCGCGTCAGCCCGTCATCAGGGCCGCCTACCTGTGGTACTTCCGGAACGTGCTGCCCAGGCTGGGGCGCCTGATTTCGCGCCATGGCGAGGCGTACGCCTACCTGCCCGCGTCCGTGGAGAGCTTCACGCCGCCGGAGCGATTCGTGGCCGACATGCAGGCGGCGGGGCTGATTCGGTGCCAGGCCGTCCCTTTGACCCTGGGCGTCGTCTATCTGTACGTCGCGGAGCGGCCTGCGCAGTAG
- a CDS encoding UbiX family flavin prenyltransferase: MSAEPSRRIVVAITGASGALYAMRTLSALLQHGQHVDLIVTEYGRRLLVDELGAPARIDRLQSYLEETWGEGVRRGGWTLHANKDLGSRLASGSRGADAMVIVPCSMKTMAAVANGLSRSLVERAADVMLKERRQVIIVPRETPMSLPQLRNMVSCAEAGAVLLPAMPAFYQRPQTIADLADFMAGRILSLLHIDHQLYPAWDPPADRT; encoded by the coding sequence ATGTCCGCTGAACCATCACGCCGGATCGTCGTGGCGATCACGGGCGCCAGCGGCGCGCTCTACGCGATGCGTACGCTCTCCGCGCTCCTGCAGCACGGTCAGCACGTGGATCTGATCGTCACCGAGTACGGGCGTCGCCTGCTCGTCGACGAGCTCGGAGCGCCGGCGCGCATCGACCGCCTGCAGTCCTATCTCGAGGAGACGTGGGGCGAAGGCGTGCGGCGCGGCGGCTGGACGCTCCACGCCAACAAGGATCTCGGGTCGCGACTGGCGAGCGGCAGTCGTGGCGCCGACGCGATGGTGATCGTCCCGTGCTCCATGAAGACGATGGCGGCGGTGGCCAACGGGCTGTCGCGATCGCTTGTCGAGCGCGCGGCAGACGTCATGCTGAAGGAGCGTCGCCAGGTGATCATCGTCCCGCGCGAGACGCCGATGAGCCTGCCGCAGCTGCGCAACATGGTGAGCTGCGCCGAAGCGGGCGCCGTGCTGCTGCCGGCGATGCCGGCGTTCTATCAACGTCCGCAGACCATTGCCGATCTCGCCGATTTCATGGCCGGACGCATCCTCTCGCTGCTGCACATCGACCACCAGCTCTATCCCGCGTGGGATCCGCCGGCGGACCGCACATGA
- a CDS encoding UbiA family prenyltransferase: protein MFLERLRTYLSFVRFSHTVFALPFALVGALLASRTVPMTWARVGWIVLAMVAARSAAMAFNRLVDARWDALNPRTAQREIPRGAMSAREAWLFLAVAVVAFLLVCAQISRLCLLLAPVALAIVCWYSLAKRYTWATQFFLGLAMAVAPVGGWIAAGGTASWQPVWLAIAIGTWVGGFDVLYACQDVDFDRAHGLRSIPVRFGVSRSIAISRVLHVMTIASLAILGVVAGLGPVHHGGVVLVAALLVFEQSLVSASDLSQVKRAFDMNGWVGLLYLVTTGLSVYVR, encoded by the coding sequence ATGTTTCTCGAACGCCTCCGCACGTACCTCTCGTTCGTGCGCTTCAGCCACACGGTCTTCGCGCTGCCGTTCGCGCTTGTCGGAGCCCTGCTCGCGAGCCGCACCGTGCCGATGACGTGGGCGCGCGTGGGCTGGATCGTCCTGGCGATGGTGGCGGCCCGCAGCGCGGCGATGGCGTTCAACAGGCTCGTCGACGCGCGATGGGATGCGTTGAATCCGCGGACCGCCCAGCGCGAGATCCCGCGCGGCGCGATGTCGGCCCGCGAAGCCTGGCTGTTCCTCGCGGTAGCCGTCGTGGCGTTTCTGCTGGTGTGCGCGCAGATCAGCCGCCTGTGTCTGCTGCTCGCGCCTGTCGCGCTCGCGATCGTGTGCTGGTACTCGCTCGCCAAGCGCTACACGTGGGCGACGCAGTTCTTCCTCGGCCTTGCCATGGCCGTCGCTCCCGTGGGTGGCTGGATCGCGGCAGGCGGCACGGCGTCGTGGCAGCCTGTGTGGCTCGCGATCGCGATCGGCACATGGGTCGGTGGCTTCGACGTGCTGTATGCGTGCCAGGATGTCGACTTCGATCGTGCGCACGGCCTGCGCTCGATCCCGGTGCGGTTCGGCGTGTCGCGATCCATCGCGATCTCGCGCGTGCTGCACGTGATGACGATCGCCAGCCTGGCGATTCTCGGCGTCGTGGCCGGTCTCGGGCCCGTCCATCACGGTGGTGTGGTGCTGGTGGCGGCGCTGCTCGTCTTCGAGCAGTCGCTCGTGAGCGCGTCGGACCTCTCGCAGGTGAAGCGCGCGTTCGACATGAACGGGTGGGTGGGATTGCTGTACCTCGTCACGACAGGATTGAGTGTGTATGTCCGCTGA